The following proteins are encoded in a genomic region of Nocardioides sp. cx-173:
- the aat gene encoding leucyl/phenylalanyl-tRNA--protein transferase: MPFEPVEPPPTRWVFGDPGRFDPDDDLVGIGADLEPGTLLAAYRRGMFPMPVDDRGGPMYWFSPVERGVLPLDGLVVSRSLRRAVRDFEIRVDTALPEVIDACADPRRPSGWIDRDIRSAYLRLQDLGWVHSVEAWRDGVLEGGLYGVAIGGLFAGESMFHRARDASKVALVGLVDLLRDEHADDRLIDTQWVTPHLASLGVRAMPREEYLARLPALLTVPPPRRLTS, encoded by the coding sequence GTGCCCTTCGAGCCCGTCGAGCCGCCGCCCACCCGGTGGGTCTTCGGCGACCCCGGGCGCTTCGACCCGGACGACGACCTGGTGGGCATCGGGGCCGATCTCGAGCCGGGCACGCTCCTGGCGGCCTACCGGCGCGGCATGTTCCCGATGCCGGTCGACGACCGGGGCGGGCCGATGTACTGGTTCAGCCCGGTGGAGCGCGGCGTGCTGCCGCTCGACGGACTCGTCGTGTCCCGGTCGCTGCGCCGGGCCGTGCGGGACTTCGAGATCCGGGTCGACACCGCGCTGCCGGAGGTGATCGACGCCTGCGCCGACCCGCGGCGTCCGTCGGGCTGGATCGACCGGGACATCCGGTCGGCGTACCTGCGGCTGCAGGACCTCGGGTGGGTGCACTCGGTGGAGGCCTGGCGCGACGGCGTCCTGGAGGGCGGGCTGTACGGCGTGGCGATCGGCGGGCTGTTCGCCGGGGAGTCGATGTTCCATCGGGCGCGCGACGCCTCCAAGGTGGCCCTCGTCGGACTGGTCGACCTGCTGCGCGACGAGCACGCCGACGACCGGCTGATCGACACCCAGTGGGTGACGCCGCACCTCGCCTCGCTGGGCGTGCGCGCGATGCCGCGCGAGGAGTACCTCGCCCGGCTGCCCGCGCTGCTCACCGTGCCGCCGCCTCGGCGTCTCACCTCGTGA
- a CDS encoding rhodanese-like domain-containing protein, which yields MTAIPTVSIDGVPDPLPEGLAVLDVREPVEWAHGHIEGAVHVPLMELPQRLPDLPREQTLVVCKVGGRSAQAVGYLVEQGYDVVNLDGGMLDWEAAGRPMVSETGQPPQVV from the coding sequence ATGACCGCGATCCCCACCGTGTCCATCGACGGCGTCCCCGACCCCCTGCCCGAGGGCCTCGCCGTCCTCGACGTCCGTGAGCCCGTCGAGTGGGCGCACGGCCACATCGAGGGCGCCGTGCACGTCCCGCTGATGGAGCTGCCGCAGCGACTGCCCGACCTGCCACGCGAGCAGACGCTCGTGGTCTGCAAGGTGGGCGGGCGCTCCGCGCAGGCGGTGGGCTACCTCGTCGAGCAGGGGTACGACGTCGTCAACCTCGACGGCGGGATGCTGGACTGGGAGGCCGCCGGGCGTCCCATGGTCAGCGAGACCGGGCAGCCCCCTCAGGTCGTCTGA
- a CDS encoding Fpg/Nei family DNA glycosylase: protein MPELPEVEALALDLRGRLEGRAITKVHVAAFSALKTYDPPLSALEGTLVDDVTRHGKFLDIDASGVHLVFHLARAGWVRWRDEVPSLPPKPSNKSPLAVRIVLDDDSGLDVTEAGTKKSLAMYVVRAPADVPGIARLGPDPLADEFTIEVLSEILQREGRKQLKGVLRHQGTIAGIGNAYSDELLHAARMSPFKPANSLDDEELHTLYAAVRGVLGEAVDRSRGLAASELKGEKKSHLAVHGQTGKPCPVCGDTVREVSFADSSLQYCPTCQTGGKPLADRRMSRLLK, encoded by the coding sequence GTGCCCGAGTTGCCCGAGGTGGAAGCGCTGGCCCTGGACCTGCGGGGTCGGCTGGAGGGGCGTGCGATCACGAAGGTGCACGTCGCGGCGTTCAGCGCGCTCAAGACCTACGACCCGCCGCTCAGCGCCCTGGAGGGCACGCTGGTCGACGACGTGACCCGGCACGGCAAGTTCCTCGACATCGACGCCTCGGGGGTGCACCTGGTCTTCCACCTCGCGCGCGCGGGCTGGGTGCGCTGGCGCGACGAGGTGCCGTCGCTGCCGCCCAAGCCCAGCAACAAGTCGCCGCTCGCCGTACGCATCGTGCTCGACGACGACTCCGGGCTCGACGTCACCGAGGCCGGCACGAAGAAGAGCCTGGCCATGTACGTCGTGCGCGCCCCCGCCGACGTCCCCGGCATCGCCCGGCTGGGGCCGGACCCGCTCGCCGACGAGTTCACCATCGAGGTGCTGAGCGAGATCCTGCAGCGCGAGGGGCGCAAGCAGCTCAAGGGCGTGCTGCGCCACCAGGGCACCATCGCCGGCATCGGCAATGCCTACTCCGACGAGCTGCTGCACGCCGCGCGGATGTCGCCGTTCAAGCCGGCCAACAGCCTCGACGACGAGGAGCTGCACACGCTGTACGCCGCCGTCCGCGGCGTCCTCGGGGAGGCCGTCGACCGCTCCCGCGGCCTCGCCGCGAGCGAGCTCAAGGGCGAGAAGAAGTCCCACCTGGCGGTGCACGGCCAGACCGGCAAGCCGTGCCCGGTGTGCGGCGACACCGTGCGCGAGGTGTCCTTCGCCGACTCGAGCCTGCAGTACTGCCCCACCTGCCAGACCGGCGGCAAACCGCTGGCCGACCGCCGGATGAGCAGGCTGTTGAAATAG
- a CDS encoding ATP-binding protein, translating to MDPIRNPYAPGAGQRPPELAGRDEQLAAFDVVLERVARGRPERSLVLTGLRGVGKTVLLNALRSQAVRKGWGTGKLEARPEQHLRRPLSSALHQAVRELGHPAPDQADHVLGVLRGFAQREAGPQAKLRDQWSPGIDVPAVRGRADSGDIEIDLVELLTDVGGLAADLGKGVAVFLDEMQDLGPDDVSALCAACHEISQSGLPVIVVGAGLPHLPAVLSASKSYSERLFSYQRIDRLDRAEADRALTAPAAGEDATFTDDALSTMYDATGGYPYFIQAYGKTVWDLAPRSPITAQDVAVAAPEAERELAVGFFGSRYDRATPGERDYLRAMADAAAEDADAVGSVPTADVAAVLGKKPQSLSPARDSLLKKGLIYSGERGRIAFTVPHFGRFLRSR from the coding sequence ATGGACCCGATCCGCAACCCGTACGCGCCGGGGGCCGGCCAGCGACCGCCGGAGCTCGCGGGGCGTGACGAGCAGCTGGCGGCGTTCGACGTGGTCCTGGAGCGGGTGGCGAGGGGGCGACCGGAGCGGTCGCTGGTGCTGACCGGCCTGCGCGGGGTCGGCAAGACCGTGCTGCTCAACGCGCTGCGCTCGCAGGCGGTCCGCAAGGGGTGGGGCACCGGCAAGCTCGAGGCGCGCCCCGAGCAGCACCTTCGCCGGCCGCTGAGCAGCGCGCTGCACCAGGCCGTCCGCGAGCTCGGTCACCCGGCGCCGGACCAGGCCGACCACGTGCTCGGGGTCCTGCGGGGCTTCGCCCAGCGCGAGGCGGGGCCGCAGGCCAAGCTGCGCGACCAGTGGAGTCCCGGCATCGACGTCCCCGCCGTGCGCGGCCGTGCCGACTCCGGTGACATCGAGATCGACCTCGTCGAGCTGCTCACCGACGTCGGGGGACTGGCGGCTGACCTCGGCAAGGGGGTCGCGGTGTTCCTCGACGAGATGCAGGACCTCGGCCCCGACGACGTCTCGGCCCTGTGTGCCGCCTGCCACGAGATCAGCCAGTCGGGCCTGCCGGTCATCGTCGTCGGCGCCGGCCTGCCGCACCTGCCCGCCGTACTGTCGGCGAGCAAGTCCTACTCCGAGCGGCTCTTCTCCTACCAGCGCATCGACCGGCTCGACCGGGCCGAGGCCGACCGTGCGCTCACCGCCCCGGCCGCGGGCGAGGACGCGACGTTCACCGATGATGCGCTCTCGACGATGTACGACGCCACGGGCGGCTACCCGTACTTCATCCAGGCCTACGGCAAGACGGTGTGGGACCTCGCGCCCCGCTCGCCGATCACCGCCCAGGACGTCGCGGTCGCCGCGCCGGAGGCCGAGCGGGAGCTGGCCGTGGGGTTCTTCGGCAGCCGCTACGACCGGGCCACGCCCGGCGAGCGCGACTACCTGCGGGCGATGGCCGACGCCGCCGCCGAGGACGCCGACGCCGTGGGGTCGGTCCCCACGGCCGACGTCGCGGCGGTGCTCGGCAAGAAGCCGCAGTCGCTCTCGCCGGCGCGCGACTCGCTGCTCAAGAAGGGCCTGATCTACTCCGGAGAGCGCGGCCGGATCGCGTTCACGGTGCCGCACTTCGGCAGGTTCCTGCGCTCGCGCTGA
- a CDS encoding glycerophosphodiester phosphodiesterase, whose translation MRPQVVAHRGASHEIAEHTLGAYLAALDGGAEGLECDVRLTADGHLVCVHDRDLRRTASRKGAISTLDLADLSELDFASWKNPWSELDDEAPDRDDELGRVLTLRKLLETVADYDRRIEVAIETKHPTRYGGLVEKRLVEMLQDFGWDRAGSPVRVMSFSFTALQRVERMAPDIPLVQLIEHAVSWPMLRRVIGKDWIVGPGIEELRDSPRFARRIARSGHEVHVWTVNTQEDLELCQSLGASAVISDRPAYMLELLAQ comes from the coding sequence ATGAGGCCGCAGGTCGTCGCTCATCGCGGGGCGAGCCACGAGATCGCCGAACACACCCTCGGCGCCTACCTGGCGGCGCTCGACGGCGGCGCGGAGGGCCTGGAGTGCGACGTCCGGCTCACCGCCGACGGGCATCTCGTGTGCGTGCACGACCGCGACCTGCGGCGTACGGCGAGCCGCAAGGGCGCGATCTCCACGCTCGACCTGGCCGACCTCTCCGAGCTCGACTTCGCCTCCTGGAAGAACCCCTGGTCGGAGCTGGACGACGAGGCGCCGGACCGCGACGACGAGCTCGGCCGGGTCCTGACGCTGCGCAAGCTTCTGGAGACCGTCGCCGACTACGACCGGCGCATCGAGGTGGCGATCGAGACCAAGCACCCCACCCGGTACGGCGGTCTGGTCGAGAAGCGGCTCGTGGAGATGCTCCAGGACTTCGGCTGGGACCGGGCGGGGTCGCCGGTGCGGGTGATGAGCTTCTCGTTCACGGCCCTCCAGCGGGTCGAGCGGATGGCACCGGACATCCCGTTGGTGCAGCTCATCGAGCACGCCGTGAGCTGGCCGATGCTGCGCCGGGTCATCGGCAAGGACTGGATCGTCGGTCCGGGGATCGAGGAGCTGCGCGACAGCCCCCGCTTCGCCCGCCGCATCGCGCGCAGCGGTCATGAGGTGCACGTGTGGACCGTCAACACGCAGGAGGATCTCGAGCTCTGCCAGAGCCTGGGGGCCTCGGCGGTCATCAGCGACCGCCCGGCGTACATGCTGGAGCTGCTCGCCCAGTAG
- a CDS encoding DUF5926 family protein has protein sequence MAKRNRSIRRENLPAGEVGPREPCPCGSGKRYKACHGAKGGASDVFVGRPFEGLPSECDVVAMRELVPAATAPLSVPSAGDRKVLLCSLLPMAVPAMSRDSGEVWLGLQVQHNYGDPSRDLAAVLTRALEAEPGIVGLTEAPGEGPRLQDLVTGDSLDVTVHDGFEFWVADVEDTTGMESALEQANQQATPTARLSSVEAAYWTNVGTKEHLRWVMPEPEDQLLDALARLHAAGQDSIATDSRLVGMFRAHGLLAPVWDLPVGTGPEVLEDSAAAFAKDLAEALADTSDLTTAQRAARSGLANRQVTIR, from the coding sequence ATGGCCAAGCGCAACCGCAGCATCCGACGTGAGAACCTCCCCGCCGGCGAGGTCGGCCCCCGCGAGCCGTGCCCGTGCGGCTCGGGCAAGCGCTACAAGGCCTGCCACGGCGCCAAGGGCGGCGCCTCGGACGTCTTCGTGGGCCGCCCGTTCGAGGGCCTGCCGTCGGAGTGCGACGTGGTCGCGATGCGCGAGCTGGTGCCCGCCGCCACCGCGCCGCTGAGCGTGCCGTCCGCCGGCGACCGCAAGGTCCTGCTCTGCTCGCTGCTGCCGATGGCCGTCCCCGCGATGTCGCGCGACAGCGGCGAGGTGTGGCTGGGCCTGCAGGTGCAGCACAACTACGGCGACCCCTCGCGCGACCTGGCCGCCGTGCTCACCCGCGCGCTGGAGGCCGAGCCCGGCATCGTGGGGCTCACCGAGGCGCCGGGCGAGGGCCCGCGCCTGCAGGACCTGGTCACGGGCGACTCGCTGGACGTCACCGTCCACGATGGCTTCGAGTTCTGGGTTGCCGACGTCGAGGACACCACCGGCATGGAGTCCGCCCTCGAGCAGGCCAACCAGCAGGCCACGCCGACCGCGCGGCTGTCGTCGGTCGAGGCTGCGTACTGGACCAACGTGGGCACCAAGGAGCACCTGCGCTGGGTGATGCCGGAGCCCGAGGACCAGCTCCTCGACGCGCTCGCGCGCCTGCACGCCGCCGGCCAGGACAGCATCGCGACGGACTCGCGCCTCGTGGGCATGTTCCGGGCCCACGGACTGCTCGCCCCGGTCTGGGACCTGCCGGTCGGCACCGGCCCGGAGGTGCTCGAGGACAGCGCCGCCGCTTTCGCCAAGGACCTCGCCGAGGCGCTCGCCGACACCTCGGACCTCACCACCGCGCAGCGCGCCGCGCGCTCGGGCCTGGCCAACCGTCAGGTCACGATCCGCTGA
- a CDS encoding Crp/Fnr family transcriptional regulator, which produces MASFFDTFTPQEVARISARGRHVRLPEGWSPIWERTPADKAYILIDGTVSVRRGGEEIAQLGPGDVMGEQAIIGHKLRNASIVALTPLEAIHFTDETVRELCEEMPSFKDALAAVAESRLG; this is translated from the coding sequence ATGGCATCGTTCTTCGACACGTTCACGCCGCAGGAAGTGGCCAGGATCAGCGCGCGGGGGCGGCACGTGCGGCTGCCCGAGGGGTGGTCGCCGATCTGGGAGCGGACGCCCGCCGACAAGGCCTACATCCTGATCGACGGCACCGTGTCGGTGCGCCGGGGCGGCGAGGAGATCGCCCAGCTCGGCCCCGGCGACGTCATGGGCGAGCAGGCGATCATCGGCCACAAGCTCCGCAACGCCTCGATCGTGGCGCTCACGCCGCTCGAGGCCATCCACTTCACCGACGAGACGGTCCGCGAGCTGTGCGAGGAGATGCCGTCGTTCAAGGACGCCCTCGCCGCGGTGGCCGAGTCGCGCCTGGGGTGA
- a CDS encoding arginine deiminase, translating to MTATHGADSEVGRLRTVMLHRPGNELKRLTPRNNDKLLFDGIPWVARAQDEHDEFAAALRARDVEVLYLTDLLTETLETQEARDSAIATALAGLDLGETMRGYLKGALHDATAEDLTGYLTAGIRNDEVRGGFGLVTSLLAHDDFLVDPLPNLLFTRDSSVWVHDRIAITSLAMPARKRESQLTELIYGLHPRFADTPRILGHEFEHVEGGDVLLLAPRVIAVGVGERTTPAGVERLARQVFEASLADTVLAVPIAQERATMHLDTVCTMVDVDKVVMYPNIAHSLTAYAVTADGRTDDGALLLQVADAEPFLIAAAKAMGIDELHQIDTGLDPVTAEREQWDDGNNTLALAPRVAVAYERNDETNARLEDAGIEVVRIAGSELGSGRGGPRCMSCPVARDPLG from the coding sequence ATGACTGCGACCCACGGCGCCGACAGCGAGGTCGGCCGGCTGCGGACGGTGATGCTGCACCGGCCGGGCAACGAGCTGAAGCGCCTGACGCCCCGCAACAACGACAAGCTGCTCTTCGACGGGATCCCGTGGGTCGCCCGGGCGCAGGACGAGCACGACGAGTTCGCCGCGGCACTGCGCGCGCGCGACGTCGAGGTGCTCTACCTCACCGATCTGCTGACCGAGACGCTCGAGACCCAGGAGGCCCGCGACAGCGCTATCGCTACCGCCCTGGCCGGCCTCGACCTCGGCGAGACCATGCGCGGCTACCTCAAGGGGGCGCTGCACGACGCGACCGCCGAGGACCTGACCGGCTACCTCACCGCCGGCATCCGCAACGACGAGGTCCGCGGCGGCTTCGGGCTGGTCACGTCCCTGCTGGCGCACGACGACTTCCTCGTCGACCCGCTGCCCAACCTGCTGTTCACGCGCGACTCCTCGGTGTGGGTGCACGACCGGATCGCGATCACCTCGCTGGCGATGCCGGCGCGCAAGCGCGAGTCGCAGCTCACCGAGCTCATCTACGGCCTGCACCCGCGCTTCGCCGACACCCCGCGCATCCTCGGCCACGAGTTCGAGCACGTCGAGGGCGGCGACGTGCTGCTCCTGGCGCCGCGCGTGATCGCGGTCGGCGTCGGCGAGCGGACGACGCCCGCCGGCGTGGAGCGGCTGGCCCGCCAGGTGTTCGAGGCGTCGCTGGCCGACACCGTGCTCGCCGTCCCCATCGCGCAGGAGCGCGCGACGATGCACCTCGACACCGTCTGCACGATGGTCGACGTCGACAAGGTCGTGATGTACCCCAACATCGCGCACTCGCTGACGGCGTACGCCGTCACGGCCGACGGGCGCACCGACGACGGCGCCCTGCTGCTGCAGGTGGCCGACGCCGAGCCGTTCCTCATCGCCGCCGCGAAGGCGATGGGCATCGACGAGCTGCACCAGATCGACACCGGCCTGGACCCCGTGACCGCCGAGCGCGAGCAGTGGGACGACGGCAACAACACCCTGGCCCTGGCGCCGCGGGTGGCCGTGGCCTACGAGCGCAACGACGAGACCAACGCCCGCCTGGAGGACGCCGGCATCGAGGTCGTCCGGATCGCCGGCTCCGAGCTCGGCTCCGGTCGCGGCGGGCCGCGGTGCATGAGCTGTCCCGTCGCCCGCGACCCGCTCGGCTGA
- a CDS encoding TMEM165/GDT1 family protein: MDLAAVALTFGAIFLVELPDKTFLATLVLATKYRPILVWVGVGLAFTVQTGVAVLLGHAASLLPPDVVRTAAVVLFLVGAVILFREGRSHQEADGEEFAEKAKPVHGWRAVLASFLVLFAAEWGDLSQLLTLSLVAKYEAPLSVFVGALGALLTVSALAVIVGRSLLRFVSIHVLHYLGATVCVALAALTIYELLS; the protein is encoded by the coding sequence ATGGACCTCGCCGCCGTCGCCCTCACCTTCGGCGCGATCTTCCTCGTCGAGCTGCCCGACAAGACCTTCCTGGCGACCCTGGTGCTGGCCACCAAGTACCGCCCGATCCTGGTGTGGGTCGGGGTCGGGCTGGCGTTCACCGTGCAGACCGGGGTCGCGGTGCTGCTGGGGCACGCGGCGTCCCTGCTCCCGCCGGACGTCGTGAGAACGGCGGCGGTCGTGCTCTTCCTGGTCGGCGCGGTCATCCTGTTCCGCGAGGGACGCAGCCACCAGGAGGCCGACGGCGAGGAGTTCGCCGAGAAGGCCAAGCCCGTCCACGGCTGGCGCGCGGTGCTGGCGTCGTTCCTGGTCCTGTTCGCGGCCGAGTGGGGCGACCTCTCGCAGCTGCTGACGCTCTCGCTGGTGGCGAAGTACGAGGCGCCGCTCAGCGTCTTCGTCGGCGCGCTGGGGGCACTGCTGACGGTGAGCGCCCTCGCGGTGATCGTCGGGCGCAGCCTGCTGCGCTTCGTCTCGATCCACGTCCTGCACTACCTGGGCGCGACCGTGTGCGTCGCGCTCGCCGCGCTCACCATCTATGAGCTGCTGAGCTGA
- a CDS encoding fatty acid desaturase family protein has product MTALERQAHSQVRHLTPYDVVQIGEELDRIRQDVLDSRGARDAAYIRRVIAVQRRLELASRVVLLAGRFPPAWVAGTTMLSLAKILDNMEIGHNVLHGQWDWMRDPKIHSTTWDWDHASPPAQWKRAHNETHHTYTNILGKDNDLGYGIMRVDEDQEWRARHLAQPLWNFVNACIFEYGIAMYDIEFGEHLRQGKGITPELRTRIRAAAAKASKQVTKDYVVHPLLAGPGWLATLTANATANLVRNLWSHSIIMCGHFPEGVETFEMRELDTRETKGEWYLRQMLGSANISGPPLMHLLSGNLSHQIEHHLFPDLPSNRYAEIAPRVRELFERYGLSYNARPLPQQVASAWHRVLRLSLPNDWLAETDRRNLPRQLSKLLRQAKASLSEGRRAGAPALA; this is encoded by the coding sequence TTGACTGCGCTCGAACGACAGGCCCACAGCCAGGTGCGCCACCTCACGCCGTACGACGTCGTGCAGATCGGCGAGGAGCTGGACCGGATTCGCCAGGACGTGCTCGACTCGCGCGGCGCGCGCGATGCGGCCTACATCCGCCGGGTGATCGCGGTGCAGCGCCGCCTCGAGCTCGCCAGCCGGGTCGTCCTGCTGGCCGGGCGCTTCCCCCCGGCCTGGGTCGCCGGCACCACGATGCTGAGCCTGGCCAAGATCCTCGACAACATGGAGATCGGCCACAACGTCCTGCACGGGCAGTGGGACTGGATGCGCGACCCCAAGATCCACTCGACGACCTGGGACTGGGACCACGCCTCGCCGCCCGCGCAGTGGAAGCGCGCCCACAACGAGACCCACCACACCTACACGAACATCCTCGGCAAGGACAACGACCTCGGCTACGGCATCATGCGCGTCGACGAGGACCAGGAGTGGCGGGCCCGCCACCTGGCGCAGCCGCTGTGGAACTTCGTCAACGCGTGCATCTTCGAGTACGGCATCGCGATGTACGACATCGAGTTCGGCGAGCACCTGCGCCAGGGCAAGGGCATCACCCCCGAGCTGCGCACCCGGATCCGGGCGGCCGCGGCCAAGGCGTCCAAGCAGGTCACCAAGGACTACGTCGTCCACCCGCTGCTCGCCGGACCCGGCTGGCTGGCGACGTTGACGGCCAACGCGACCGCCAACCTCGTGCGCAACCTGTGGAGCCACTCGATCATCATGTGCGGCCACTTCCCCGAGGGCGTGGAGACCTTCGAGATGCGCGAGCTGGACACCCGCGAGACCAAGGGCGAGTGGTACCTGCGCCAGATGCTCGGCTCGGCCAACATCTCCGGCCCGCCGCTCATGCACCTGCTCTCGGGCAACCTCTCGCACCAGATCGAGCACCACCTGTTCCCCGACCTGCCCAGCAACCGGTACGCCGAGATCGCACCGCGGGTGCGCGAGCTGTTCGAGCGCTACGGGCTCTCCTACAACGCCCGGCCGCTGCCGCAGCAGGTCGCGAGCGCCTGGCACCGCGTCCTGCGGCTCTCGCTGCCCAACGACTGGCTGGCCGAGACCGACCGCCGCAACCTGCCCCGCCAGCTCTCCAAGCTGCTGCGCCAGGCCAAGGCCTCGCTGTCCGAGGGACGCCGAGCCGGCGCGCCGGCGCTCGCCTGA
- a CDS encoding prephenate dehydratase, with product MTSPRRIAYQGEPGANSHQVCAQHYPDWEPLPCASFEDVFAAVEGGEADLAMIPIDNSIAGRVADIHHFLPGSGLHIVAEHFLRIRFHLMGVPGATLDQVRTVHSHVHALGQCRKIIREHGLVPLISGDTAGAAREVAEAGDPTQAAISPPMAAAIYGLEVLAEDIEDEEHNTTRFVVLSRDLVQAPAGNGPVVTSFIFNVRNLPAALYKALGGFATNGVNMTKLESYMVGGHFAATQFLAEVDGHPDDPGLARALEELAFFTTEIKILGVYPADAFRS from the coding sequence GTGACTTCCCCTCGACGCATCGCCTACCAGGGCGAGCCCGGCGCCAACTCCCACCAGGTGTGCGCGCAGCACTACCCCGACTGGGAGCCGCTGCCGTGCGCGTCGTTCGAGGACGTCTTCGCCGCCGTCGAGGGCGGTGAGGCCGATCTGGCGATGATCCCGATCGACAACTCCATCGCCGGACGCGTCGCCGACATCCACCACTTCCTGCCGGGCTCGGGGCTGCACATCGTCGCCGAGCACTTCCTGCGGATCCGGTTCCACCTGATGGGGGTGCCGGGGGCCACGCTGGACCAGGTGCGGACGGTGCACAGCCACGTCCACGCGCTCGGCCAGTGCCGCAAGATCATCCGCGAGCACGGACTGGTGCCGCTGATCTCCGGCGACACCGCCGGTGCCGCCCGGGAGGTCGCCGAGGCCGGCGACCCGACCCAGGCCGCGATCTCGCCGCCGATGGCGGCCGCGATCTACGGGCTGGAGGTCCTCGCCGAGGACATCGAGGACGAGGAGCACAACACCACACGGTTCGTCGTACTGTCGCGGGACCTGGTCCAGGCCCCGGCGGGCAACGGCCCGGTCGTCACCAGCTTCATCTTCAACGTCCGCAACCTGCCCGCCGCGCTCTACAAGGCCCTCGGCGGCTTCGCCACCAACGGCGTCAACATGACCAAGCTGGAGAGCTACATGGTCGGCGGCCACTTCGCCGCAACCCAGTTCCTCGCCGAGGTCGACGGCCACCCCGACGACCCGGGCCTGGCCCGCGCCCTCGAGGAGCTCGCCTTCTTCACCACCGAGATCAAGATCCTGGGCGTCTACCCGGCGGACGCGTTCCGCTCCTGA
- a CDS encoding DUF4446 family protein, which produces MVFLVVLSLVVALASLVVSALLLRQLRRSRDTMGAEALPEDVQGLRQEVAALRAEARGSLRHVAVVRYDAFGDMGGHLSWSLALLDDSGDGVVLTSIHGRSDARGYAKNISAWSCDQPLSPEEEEAIGHARP; this is translated from the coding sequence GTGGTCTTCCTCGTCGTGCTCAGCCTGGTGGTCGCGCTCGCCTCCCTGGTGGTCTCGGCGCTGCTCCTGCGTCAGCTGCGCCGCAGCCGCGACACCATGGGCGCCGAGGCGCTGCCCGAGGACGTGCAGGGGCTGCGTCAGGAGGTTGCGGCGCTGCGCGCGGAGGCACGCGGATCGCTGCGACACGTGGCGGTCGTGCGCTACGACGCCTTCGGCGACATGGGCGGTCACCTGTCCTGGTCGCTCGCCCTGCTCGACGACAGTGGGGACGGCGTGGTCCTCACCTCGATCCACGGCCGCTCCGACGCCCGCGGGTACGCCAAGAACATCTCGGCCTGGAGCTGCGACCAGCCGCTCTCGCCCGAGGAGGAAGAGGCGATCGGGCACGCTCGCCCCTGA
- a CDS encoding SigE family RNA polymerase sigma factor — translation MARLRSGAHPTFGDAELSELYAAHRLSLVRLAILLVDDLASAEDVVQDAFAAMAGRRGRLDNGAAALAYLRTSVVNGSRSALRRRRTARGYVAPHEAPPDGPEGKAVLAEEHREVYAALERLAPRQREVLVLRYWSNLSEVEIAEALGISRGAVKSTASRALDALESILAKEGHR, via the coding sequence GTGGCCAGACTGCGCTCGGGCGCACACCCCACCTTCGGCGACGCGGAGCTGAGCGAGCTGTACGCCGCCCACCGGCTCTCCCTGGTCCGCCTGGCCATCCTCCTGGTCGACGACCTGGCCTCCGCCGAGGACGTCGTGCAGGACGCCTTCGCCGCCATGGCCGGCCGCCGCGGCCGCCTCGACAACGGCGCGGCCGCGCTGGCCTACCTGCGGACCTCCGTCGTCAACGGCAGCCGCTCGGCGCTGCGCCGCCGGCGTACGGCGCGCGGCTACGTCGCCCCGCACGAGGCACCGCCCGACGGTCCCGAGGGCAAGGCGGTCCTCGCCGAGGAGCACCGCGAGGTCTACGCCGCGCTCGAACGCCTCGCCCCGCGCCAGCGCGAGGTCCTCGTCCTGCGGTACTGGTCCAACCTGTCCGAGGTCGAGATCGCCGAGGCTCTCGGCATCTCCCGCGGCGCCGTCAAGTCCACCGCCAGCCGCGCGCTCGACGCGCTCGAGAGCATCCTCGCCAAGGAGGGTCACCGATGA